The Pontibacter sp. SGAir0037 DNA segment TGCGCACGTGCGGGTGTGGTTTGTGAGGAATTTTAATGATGTAGCACGCGCAACTGGTTATATTGTTGCTGTACGGTTTCCTTTAGTTTTTTGAAGCGCTTAAATAGGCAGTGGAGGTAGTGCGTGTGTTCGGAGCTGAGATGAACAAGGTCTTTTTGGTCGGGGTGAAATATAAGTGCCGACATTGCTTCTTCTTTGTCTGGTGTGCCTGGGAAAATCTGAAAGAACTGTGCTGTAAACATGGTGCAGAGGTTCAATAACTTTGCCGGGCTATAATGTAGAGGAGCTGCAAAACCTGTTGCAGAGAAAAGGGCAGCCGATAGAAAACAGGTGGCGGCCTGTCGTAGTGCCAGCACCGTTTGTTGCCAGGCCTGCTCTTGCAGGTGTTGTGTCGCTTCCTGTATACAGCGGCATCCCTGGTCAAAAGCGGTTTGCCAGTAATAGCTGTCTTCGGGCATCCAGCTGCTGAGCTGCTCCGGAGCGATAGCATCCGGCAGGGGTGAACTGCCATCGTGGTACAGGAGCAGTTCGCTACGACAAATACTGCCGTAAAAGCGGTCTCTGGCCTTAATTAACCGGCTGGCCTGGATCAGCGGCATCGCCGTGATGACCGTAGTTTGCAAATCGGTCTGGCAGATGCGGTCCAGCTGGTCTTCTAGGTCTTCCAGTCTTGTGGTAACAGGTTCTTTCAGCAGTGCCAGCATGAAGAACAGCGAATCATAGTGGTACGTCCGATCCATAGCCGGAAAGCAGCTCCAGGATTCCGAAGCTTCTCGGGTGCTGCAGAGGTAGTATACCTGGCCGACGCCTTTAACAGAACGGGCAATAGCAGCAGCGGTATCTTCTGCCGTTTTACGGAGATCGTCGGGCAGGTTACGGAGGGAGAGGTACATGTCGGGCATAGGCTGTTGCGGTTAGGGATACAGAACTGTGGTAAAATACGCACCGGTACAGGTTCTATACCATTCTCTAAGCTTCTAAAGCAGAAGGACAAGCGGATATCTTAGAAAGTCTTGCAACAGCTTTTTCAGGCCGGGGCTACAGGCCTGTCAGTATTTTGCTATATTTGTTACAGCTTAAAATCTTATGATCATGACGACTACCGACAAACTTCCGAACCAGGTACACCAGGGCCGCAACGTAAAACGTTTCCGTGAAATGCTCGGTATGAAGCAGGAGGGGCTGGCATCGGAACTGGGAGAGGAGTGGAGCCAGAAACGGGTATCGCTGCTGGAGAACCGGCAGACGCTGGAATCGGATTTACTCGCTCAGGTAGCTAAAGCGCTGCGTGTGCCGGAAGAAGCAATTAAGAACTTTGATGAGGAAGCGGCAGTGACTTATTTCAATACGTTTACTGATAACAATTTCAGTAGCGGCAGTGCAGGCGTCATGAATGCTAATAATTGCTCATTTAATCCATTGGATAAACTAATTGAGTTGGTAGAGGAGAACAAAAAACTTTATGAGCGCCTGTTGAAGGCGGAGCAGAGTAAAAATGAGTTGCTGGAGCGGCTGTTGAAGGGGAGGGAGTAGACGTTAAATTACTCCTGCTGCCGTTGGTGTTATCGTCGTTATACCTAGATTCGGCAATATTATATGCGTAAGGCTGACGGGATAACGAATTTGATGTCATATATTTTGGGAGTGTAATTTAACCTGTGTGCCTGTTGCACAACGCTCGCGTATCTTCTGAGCTTTATTCCTTTTTCAACGGCTACCCTTTTATCTCGTCAAAAATATAAGTAAAAAAGCACCTCCTGCTCTGGTCTGGGTAGGGCCATGACGGCTGTCTGGCTTCTTTTGGGGGTGAAGTGCAGCAATTTCTGCAGGTTATAAGCAGCGGCGGCCAGGAGCATCCCTTTGTGGGCCAGCTCCAGCCCCCGGGTGTTGACCCTTCGCATGCCCATGTGGTTTATTAATGTGCCCAGCACCGGCTCCACAGTGGCCTGCCGTAGCCGCTTCATGCGCCGGCCCCAGCGGCTATGCACGCGGGAGGTCGTACGTTCGTACTCGTCGCGGTAGGAGGTGATGGCAATTCTCTTCTCGGGCAGTTTGCCACAGCAGCTGGTCTTCAGGGGGCAATCCTTGCAATCCAAGCGGGTGGTCCGGGAGAGGGTCGAGTGCCAGGGCAGGGACTCTTCTAACTGGTAATTGAGTAAAGTACAAGAGGTCCAGGCGCAGACTGTAGTGCTCGATGAGGCGGCGGTCACTGGCGATGTTCTCCAGGTGAGCTACCAGGCAGAGTTTGAAGAAGACCACCGGGTCGATCGACTGCTGGCCGCAGCGGCCGTAGTAGGGAGCTGTCAGCTCGTAAAGAAATGAAAGATACAGCCTGTCCTTGAGCCGCCGGTAAAAGTTGTGTTCCGGCACATGTGCTGAGAGCGAGAAACGCAGCTCCCGCTCGTCCTCGAAAGTTTTCCGGCCCTGCATGCCACTATCAGTTTGGTACTAATTCCTTTTACGGCTAACTTGGGTGAATTGTGCAACAGGCACACAGTTTATATTACAACCTCTCTTTATTAGAACGCAAAGGTGTTCCACCTGAAGTTACCTTAGTGCAGAGTTTCCCTAATTTATATGTATTCCAGTTGGTCATGTTTTGGGATGTTGCCGTATTAATTTTGGATAAGCAATATATCCTGTGCATTAGTTGCAGTTTTAGGTATTGCACCTAATTGAAGAGCCAATTCAACAGCACTATTACTAATTCTATATATTTTCATCCCATTTTCATCATAGGAATCGGTTTCTTCAATACCATAAAAAGCTAACGGTCCAATAGACTTTGATGAACTATTCCATTTTGCTGCCATCCATCCAACAACGTTGTTTGCATCATTTACCCTACTTTTTGAATTTAAATATTGATTAATAGGGCCACCTGGAGCCCATTCACAAGATAAATGCCTGTACATTAATAGATCGCTGTTTTCTCTGA contains these protein-coding regions:
- a CDS encoding transposase → MQGRKTFEDERELRFSLSAHVPEHNFYRRLKDRLYLSFLYELTAPYYGRCGQQSIDPVVFFKLCLVAHLENIASDRRLIEHYSLRLDLLYFTQLPVRRVPALALDPLPDHPLGLQGLPPEDQLLWQTAREENCHHLLPRRVRTYDLPRA
- a CDS encoding transposase; amino-acid sequence: MDCKDCPLKTSCCGKLPEKRIAITSYRDEYERTTSRVHSRWGRRMKRLRQATVEPVLGTLINHMGMRRVNTRGLELAHKGMLLAAAAYNLQKLLHFTPKRSQTAVMALPRPEQEVLFYLYF
- a CDS encoding helix-turn-helix domain-containing protein, coding for MIMTTTDKLPNQVHQGRNVKRFREMLGMKQEGLASELGEEWSQKRVSLLENRQTLESDLLAQVAKALRVPEEAIKNFDEEAAVTYFNTFTDNNFSSGSAGVMNANNCSFNPLDKLIELVEENKKLYERLLKAEQSKNELLERLLKGRE